Proteins from a single region of Starkeya sp. ORNL1:
- a CDS encoding ABC transporter ATP-binding protein, with amino-acid sequence MVEALEATRPVPAENAPRRSSVEIRGVSKTFIVDGGKVEALADVSLSVRPGEFISLVGPSGCGKSTLLRFLAGLDLPDSGSIAVDGVPVARPSLTRGIVFQDHRLLPWLSVTDNILLSLNSRPGTDAEKRERVAELIRLVGLAGFENAHPHQLSGGMSQRAAIARSLAPRPRLLLLDEPLGALDSLTRSYLQDELLRLWEHEGITVVMVTHDVEEAVFLSDRIVVMDPRPGRVRRIFDIPAERPRRRAAPDFVAVKEEILSLLLGGRAPAG; translated from the coding sequence GTGGTCGAGGCACTAGAAGCGACACGGCCCGTGCCGGCCGAGAACGCACCGCGCCGCAGCTCGGTCGAGATACGCGGCGTCTCCAAGACCTTCATTGTGGACGGCGGCAAGGTCGAGGCGCTGGCGGATGTTTCGCTCAGCGTGCGGCCCGGTGAGTTCATCAGCCTGGTGGGGCCGAGCGGCTGCGGGAAGTCGACGCTGCTGCGCTTCCTCGCCGGGCTCGATCTGCCTGACAGTGGCAGCATTGCCGTCGACGGCGTGCCGGTCGCCCGGCCGAGCCTGACCCGCGGCATCGTGTTCCAGGACCATCGCCTGCTGCCCTGGCTGAGCGTCACCGACAATATCCTGCTCAGCCTCAACAGCCGTCCGGGCACCGACGCCGAAAAGCGCGAGCGGGTGGCCGAGCTGATCCGCCTGGTCGGCCTCGCCGGCTTCGAGAACGCCCATCCGCATCAGCTCTCCGGCGGCATGTCGCAGCGCGCCGCCATCGCCCGCAGCCTTGCGCCGCGCCCGCGTTTGCTGCTGCTCGACGAGCCGCTCGGCGCGCTGGATTCGCTCACCCGCTCCTATCTGCAGGACGAGTTGCTGCGGCTGTGGGAGCATGAGGGCATCACCGTGGTGATGGTGACCCATGATGTCGAGGAGGCCGTGTTCCTGTCCGACCGCATCGTGGTGATGGATCCCCGGCCCGGCCGGGTGCGGCGGATCTTCGACATTCCGGCCGAGCGCCCGCGCCGACGCGCCGCGCCGGACTTCGTCGCGGTGAAGGAGGAAATCCTCAGTCTGCTGCTGGGAGGGCGCGCGCCCGCCGGCTGA
- a CDS encoding DUF302 domain-containing protein codes for MNIISRRRLLAASAAGGLLTAATYANAQSNPQIHSDRPPLESASESTYEMAEASVSSHTIAVEHIRISSVRPFAEVRRKLEAAVPKLDASISEVLRSGDQRAAQEYEEKGPKLSIFLERDHGALLQIAGGKRNAIQYEIGNPLTASKMTRYQLPAALYAPLRVVLFEDENGRGIFEYDKPSSFFGQYGDERVTEVGRYLDNALQAILRDAAG; via the coding sequence ATGAATATCATTTCACGCCGCCGGTTGCTGGCAGCGAGCGCCGCGGGAGGTCTCCTCACGGCAGCCACATATGCGAACGCGCAGTCGAATCCGCAGATCCACAGCGACCGGCCGCCCTTAGAGTCGGCCTCCGAGAGCACCTACGAAATGGCCGAAGCTTCCGTCTCATCACACACAATCGCGGTTGAGCACATTCGAATTTCGTCGGTGCGGCCGTTCGCAGAGGTTCGCCGAAAGCTTGAGGCAGCGGTGCCTAAGCTCGATGCAAGTATCTCCGAGGTCCTGCGCAGCGGTGACCAGAGAGCTGCGCAGGAGTACGAAGAGAAGGGACCGAAACTGTCGATCTTCCTTGAACGCGATCATGGCGCCTTGCTCCAGATTGCGGGCGGCAAGCGTAACGCAATCCAGTATGAAATCGGGAATCCCCTGACCGCCTCAAAGATGACTCGCTATCAACTCCCCGCCGCTCTCTATGCGCCGCTCCGAGTGGTTCTGTTCGAGGATGAGAACGGCAGGGGAATATTTGAATACGACAAGCCGTCGTCCTTCTTTGGCCAGTATGGCGATGAGCGCGTAACGGAGGTGGGTCGGTATCTCGACAACGCCCTGCAAGCTATCTTGCGTGATGCTGCCGGGTAA
- a CDS encoding LLM class flavin-dependent oxidoreductase: MASSKQLHLGAFMRPVSIHTGAWRYPGAWPDANFNLKHLTRLAQTLERGKFDAFFMADHLAVLNMPVEALKRSHTVTSFEPFTLLSALAGATQRIGLVATASTTFDEPYHVARRFASLDHISDGRAGWNIVTTSNPDAALNFGLEDHMEHDERYVRAREFYDVVTGLWDSFADDAFSRDVASGLYFDPERLHALAHKGKYFSVRGPLNIARPVQGWPVIVQAGASEAGRQLAAETAEAIFAAAPNLAAGKAFYADMKGRLDKLGRPRDHLKILPGAFVVVGDSVEEARAKRARLDSLVHYDSAIASLSIALGHDASGFDPDGPLPDIPETNASRSARERVIDLAQREHLTVRQLAQRLGGYSGLAFVGTPATIADQMEEWLMSEGSDGFNVMFPYLPGGLDDFVDKVVPELQRRGLFRREYEGTTLREHLGLPRPENRFFTDSGKMAQGA; this comes from the coding sequence ATGGCCAGCAGCAAGCAACTGCATCTCGGCGCCTTCATGCGCCCGGTGAGCATCCATACCGGCGCCTGGCGCTATCCCGGCGCCTGGCCCGACGCCAATTTCAATCTCAAGCACCTCACCCGCCTTGCGCAGACGCTCGAGCGCGGCAAGTTCGACGCCTTCTTCATGGCGGACCACCTCGCGGTGCTGAACATGCCGGTGGAGGCGCTGAAGCGCAGCCACACCGTGACCTCGTTCGAGCCGTTCACGCTGCTCTCCGCGCTCGCCGGGGCGACACAGCGCATCGGGCTGGTCGCCACCGCCTCGACCACGTTCGACGAGCCCTACCATGTCGCCCGCCGCTTCGCCTCGCTGGACCATATCAGCGATGGCCGGGCGGGCTGGAACATCGTGACGACGTCGAACCCCGACGCGGCGCTCAATTTCGGGCTCGAAGACCATATGGAGCATGACGAACGCTATGTCCGCGCCCGCGAATTCTATGATGTGGTGACCGGGCTGTGGGACAGCTTCGCCGACGACGCCTTCAGCCGCGACGTTGCGAGCGGGCTCTATTTCGACCCCGAGCGGCTGCATGCGCTCGCCCATAAGGGCAAGTATTTCTCGGTGCGCGGCCCGCTCAACATCGCCCGGCCGGTGCAGGGCTGGCCGGTGATCGTGCAGGCCGGCGCCTCGGAAGCCGGGCGCCAGCTCGCCGCCGAGACCGCGGAGGCGATCTTCGCCGCAGCGCCGAACCTCGCCGCCGGCAAGGCCTTCTACGCCGATATGAAGGGCCGGCTCGACAAGCTCGGTCGCCCGCGCGACCACCTCAAGATCCTGCCCGGCGCCTTCGTCGTGGTCGGCGACAGTGTCGAGGAGGCCCGCGCCAAGCGCGCCAGGCTCGACAGCCTGGTGCATTATGACAGCGCCATCGCCTCGCTCTCCATCGCGCTCGGCCATGATGCCTCCGGCTTCGATCCGGACGGGCCGCTGCCCGACATCCCCGAGACCAATGCCAGCCGCAGCGCCCGCGAGCGGGTGATCGACCTCGCCCAGCGTGAGCATCTCACCGTGCGCCAGCTCGCCCAGCGGCTTGGCGGCTATTCCGGCCTCGCCTTCGTCGGCACCCCCGCCACCATCGCCGACCAGATGGAGGAATGGCTGATGAGCGAGGGCAGCGACGGCTTCAACGTGATGTTCCCGTATCTGCCCGGCGGCCTCGACGACTTCGTCGACAAGGTGGTGCCGGAACTGCAACGCCGCGGCCTGTTCCGCCGCGAGTATGAGGGCACCACGCTGCGCGAGCATCTCGGCCTGCCGCGGCCGGAGAACCGGTTCTTCACCGACAGTGGAAAGATGGCGCAGGGTGCATGA
- a CDS encoding universal stress protein, whose protein sequence is MFKDILVHLKVGDDDVDSASDYAVSLAAALDAHLTGVAGSFEIDVPQIYTEAFSTDFIETQRLEARRLAAQAIDRFQEAARSLALTVDVETLDGTIGGIAEQIGVMARLYDLTVVSQPDPDRMGSDEIVAEAVLFDSGRALLLVPLHQQKPFSARRILVAWDGSRTAARAVSEARPLLAKADLVEAVIVKTARGKARDLDGADIAEHLARIGKSVELRRLEAAAGERVVDVLLKEVAARDIDLVVMGGYGHSRLREFVLGGVTRDVLDRMTVPVLMAH, encoded by the coding sequence ATGTTCAAGGACATTCTCGTGCATCTGAAGGTCGGCGACGATGACGTCGACAGTGCGTCGGACTATGCGGTGTCGCTGGCGGCGGCGCTTGATGCGCACCTCACCGGCGTCGCCGGCAGCTTCGAGATCGACGTCCCCCAGATCTATACCGAAGCCTTCTCGACCGATTTCATCGAGACCCAGCGCCTCGAGGCACGCCGGCTCGCCGCCCAGGCCATCGACCGTTTCCAGGAAGCCGCCCGCTCGCTGGCCTTGACCGTCGATGTCGAGACCCTGGACGGCACCATTGGCGGCATTGCCGAGCAGATCGGCGTCATGGCGCGGCTGTATGATCTCACCGTGGTCAGCCAGCCCGATCCGGACCGCATGGGCTCGGACGAGATCGTGGCCGAGGCGGTGCTGTTCGATTCCGGCCGGGCGCTGCTGCTGGTGCCGCTCCACCAGCAGAAGCCATTCTCGGCGCGGCGTATCCTCGTCGCCTGGGACGGTAGCCGTACCGCCGCGCGGGCGGTCTCCGAGGCGCGCCCGCTGCTCGCGAAGGCCGATCTCGTCGAGGCGGTGATCGTCAAGACCGCACGCGGCAAGGCGCGGGACCTCGACGGTGCCGACATCGCCGAGCACCTGGCGCGGATCGGCAAGTCGGTGGAGCTGCGCCGCCTGGAGGCCGCCGCCGGCGAGCGCGTGGTCGACGTGCTGCTGAAGGAAGTGGCGGCGCGCGATATCGACCTGGTGGTGATGGGCGGCTACGGCCATTCGCGGCTGCGCGAATTCGTGCTTGGCGGCGTCACCCGCGACGTGCTCGATCGCATGACGGTGCCGGTGCTGATGGCGCACTGA